The following proteins are co-located in the Eubalaena glacialis isolate mEubGla1 chromosome 14, mEubGla1.1.hap2.+ XY, whole genome shotgun sequence genome:
- the ADI1 gene encoding acireductone dioxygenase isoform X1: MVQAWYMDKSADDPRRPHRGEPARPVGLEQLRGLGVLYWKLDADKYENDPELEKIRKERNYSWMDIITICKDKLPNYEEKIKVFYEEHLHLDDEIRYILDGSGYFDVRDKEDRWIRIFMEKGDMITLPAGIYHRFTLDEKNYVKAMRLFVGDPVWTAYNRPADHFEARGQYLEFLAQTA; the protein is encoded by the exons ATGGTGCAGGCCTGGTACATGGACAAGTCGGCCGACGACCCGCGGCGGCCCCACCGCGGGGAGCCCGCGCGCCCGGTCGGCCTGGAGCAGCTACGCGGGCTCGGGGTCCTTTACTGGAAG CTGGATGCTGACAAATATGAGAATGATCCAGAATTAGAAAAGATCCGAAAAGAGAGAAACTACTCCTGGATGGACATAATAACCATATGTAAAGACAAACTACCAAATTATGAAGAAAAG ATTAAGGTGTTTTATGAGGAGCATTTACACCTGGATGATGAGATTCGCTACATCCTGGACGGCAGTGGGTACTTCGACGTAAGGGATAAAGAGGACAGGTGGATCCGGATCTTCATGGAGAAGGGAGACATGATCACTCTCCCCGCCGGGATTTACCACCGCTTCACGCTGGACGAGAAG AACTACGTGAAGGCCATGCGGCTGTTTGTGGGAGACCCAGTGTGGACAGCGTACAACCGGCCAGCTGACCACTTCGAGGCCCGCGGGCAGTACCTAGAGTTTCTGGCACAGACGGCCTAG
- the ADI1 gene encoding acireductone dioxygenase isoform X2, with protein sequence MYPKDTVRRCKRHLCGFQGIKPSFSCLLGVLWMLDADKYENDPELEKIRKERNYSWMDIITICKDKLPNYEEKIKVFYEEHLHLDDEIRYILDGSGYFDVRDKEDRWIRIFMEKGDMITLPAGIYHRFTLDEKNYVKAMRLFVGDPVWTAYNRPADHFEARGQYLEFLAQTA encoded by the exons ATGTACCCAAAGGATACAGTAAGACGCTGTAAAAGGCATCTTTGCGGTTTCCAGGGGATCAAACCCAGTTTCTCCTGCCTTCTCGGTGTGCTCTGGATG CTGGATGCTGACAAATATGAGAATGATCCAGAATTAGAAAAGATCCGAAAAGAGAGAAACTACTCCTGGATGGACATAATAACCATATGTAAAGACAAACTACCAAATTATGAAGAAAAG ATTAAGGTGTTTTATGAGGAGCATTTACACCTGGATGATGAGATTCGCTACATCCTGGACGGCAGTGGGTACTTCGACGTAAGGGATAAAGAGGACAGGTGGATCCGGATCTTCATGGAGAAGGGAGACATGATCACTCTCCCCGCCGGGATTTACCACCGCTTCACGCTGGACGAGAAG AACTACGTGAAGGCCATGCGGCTGTTTGTGGGAGACCCAGTGTGGACAGCGTACAACCGGCCAGCTGACCACTTCGAGGCCCGCGGGCAGTACCTAGAGTTTCTGGCACAGACGGCCTAG